A genomic stretch from Marinimicrobium sp. C6131 includes:
- a CDS encoding HlyD family efflux transporter periplasmic adaptor subunit: MDNKDIGFVEAGQNVKIKLSTYSFQRYGMINATVENISADSINGQNRDGTSTPSQFGYKAILTLESQKLEKQGIQFDLRPGMQVSAEIRTGSRSVVEYLLSPVRKMLSEAAHER; the protein is encoded by the coding sequence ATCGACAACAAGGATATTGGTTTTGTCGAGGCGGGGCAGAATGTGAAGATTAAATTATCGACCTATTCATTTCAGCGTTATGGAATGATTAACGCTACTGTTGAAAATATTAGTGCAGATTCCATAAATGGCCAAAATCGTGATGGTACATCAACACCCAGTCAGTTCGGATACAAGGCAATTCTTACACTCGAAAGTCAGAAGCTGGAAAAGCAAGGTATACAGTTTGATTTAAGGCCAGGGATGCAAGTGTCAGCGGAGATAAGAACAGGCTCTAGATCCGTGGTTGAATACTTACTGTCACCTGTCAGGAAAATGCTATCCGAAGCAGCGCATGAGCGCTGA
- a CDS encoding PQQ-dependent sugar dehydrogenase, translating into MRFPASLIMATLFLTACGGSGGSGGASSSASNASSQSSSTSSQSSASSTDPERSGLDERPVNEQCLAGESPAGGGVALERVYPELSFNQPVALLQAPDDDSRWFVLEQAGRIVAFDNDPEVTDADEFADLRDRVDNSAGSGESGLLSMAFHPDYADNGDVFLYYQVSRDTEEPIQDDCCVNQLVRYRVNDEGTALDPDSAEVLLSFPAPYENHFGGHLGFDQAGYLYLSIGDGGSAGDPQDRAQNTANLWGSVIRIDVDGEAPYAIPEDNPFADQVGFLCDSEAQMEDKQATGGDCPELYAWGLRNPWRWSFDRATGDLWLADVGQGEWEEVNRIRRGGNYGWNIREGAHCYNADDCETGGLIDPVAEVPQPEFRSITGGVVYRGDAVPSLRGRYLFGDYITGRFYALTDETGEDGLREIERLDEQTGLNIASFAQDRAGEVYLADYSGGLYQVVPSGDEEGEPMPQWLSETGCVDPDDPREPAEGLIPYTVKAPFWSDGADKQRWLALPEGETIEIDSEQDWELPPGSVVVKNFYLADALIETRLFMHHTDERWAGYTYAWNEDGTDAERVDGGQVVERQGQDWIYPSGSQCLECHTRAAGRTLGLESAQLNGDFTYPSTGREGHQLDTLHTIGVLAQAPARPELADPHDETADLEDRARAYLHTNCAQCHRPDGPTNLDMDLRHTTVLADMNLCNVTAQNSDEEALRLDPGDADASVLVGRMALRDHADQMPPIGSNRVDEDGEALLRDWINGLSAEDCD; encoded by the coding sequence ATGCGCTTCCCGGCATCGTTGATCATGGCAACCCTGTTCCTGACGGCCTGCGGTGGTTCCGGGGGCTCCGGCGGCGCCAGCAGCAGTGCGAGTAACGCGTCCAGCCAGTCCAGTAGCACCTCCAGTCAGTCCAGTGCCTCCTCCACCGACCCGGAGCGCAGCGGGCTGGACGAACGTCCGGTCAACGAACAATGCCTGGCCGGCGAATCGCCCGCCGGCGGCGGAGTGGCACTCGAGCGGGTCTATCCCGAGCTGTCTTTCAATCAGCCGGTGGCCCTGTTGCAGGCGCCGGACGACGATAGCCGATGGTTTGTGTTGGAGCAGGCCGGGCGGATTGTCGCGTTCGATAACGACCCGGAGGTGACTGACGCCGATGAATTTGCCGACCTGCGCGACCGGGTGGACAACAGCGCAGGCTCCGGTGAATCCGGATTGCTCTCCATGGCCTTCCACCCCGACTATGCGGATAACGGCGACGTTTTTCTTTACTACCAGGTCTCCCGGGATACCGAGGAACCGATCCAGGATGACTGCTGCGTCAACCAACTGGTGCGCTATCGGGTCAATGATGAGGGCACGGCCCTGGATCCGGATTCCGCTGAGGTGCTGCTGTCTTTTCCGGCACCCTATGAAAACCACTTCGGCGGTCACCTGGGGTTTGACCAGGCGGGCTACCTGTACCTGAGCATTGGCGATGGCGGCAGCGCCGGCGATCCGCAGGATCGGGCTCAGAACACCGCCAACCTCTGGGGCAGTGTCATCCGTATCGACGTGGATGGCGAAGCGCCCTACGCCATACCGGAAGACAACCCCTTTGCCGACCAGGTGGGCTTTCTCTGTGACTCGGAGGCGCAAATGGAGGACAAGCAGGCCACCGGTGGTGATTGCCCGGAGCTTTACGCCTGGGGCTTGCGCAACCCCTGGCGCTGGTCCTTCGACCGGGCCACCGGCGATCTCTGGCTGGCCGATGTCGGCCAAGGCGAATGGGAGGAAGTCAATCGCATCCGCCGGGGCGGCAACTACGGCTGGAATATCCGCGAGGGCGCTCACTGTTACAACGCCGACGACTGCGAGACCGGCGGATTGATCGACCCGGTGGCGGAAGTGCCCCAACCGGAGTTCCGCTCCATTACCGGCGGGGTGGTGTATCGGGGCGACGCCGTCCCCTCTCTGCGGGGGCGCTATCTGTTCGGAGACTATATCACCGGCCGGTTTTACGCTCTCACCGATGAGACTGGCGAGGATGGCCTGCGTGAGATCGAGCGCCTGGATGAGCAAACCGGCCTCAATATCGCCTCCTTCGCCCAGGACCGGGCGGGGGAAGTCTACCTGGCGGATTACAGCGGCGGCCTGTATCAGGTGGTGCCCTCCGGCGACGAGGAAGGCGAGCCGATGCCGCAGTGGCTGTCCGAGACCGGCTGCGTCGATCCGGACGATCCCCGGGAGCCCGCCGAGGGCCTGATCCCCTACACCGTCAAGGCGCCCTTCTGGTCCGACGGCGCGGACAAACAGCGCTGGCTGGCCCTGCCGGAGGGAGAAACCATTGAGATCGATAGTGAGCAGGATTGGGAACTGCCGCCGGGCAGCGTGGTGGTGAAAAATTTCTACCTGGCCGACGCGTTGATTGAAACCCGTCTGTTTATGCACCACACGGACGAGCGCTGGGCGGGTTACACCTACGCCTGGAATGAGGATGGCACCGACGCCGAAAGGGTCGACGGCGGTCAGGTGGTGGAGCGCCAGGGGCAGGACTGGATCTATCCCAGCGGCAGTCAGTGCCTGGAGTGCCACACCCGGGCGGCGGGCCGCACCCTGGGGCTGGAAAGTGCCCAGCTCAACGGCGACTTCACCTACCCGAGCACGGGGCGCGAAGGCCACCAGCTCGACACCCTGCATACCATCGGCGTGCTGGCACAGGCGCCAGCGCGTCCGGAACTGGCGGACCCCCATGACGAAACGGCGGATCTGGAAGACCGGGCGCGAGCCTACCTGCACACCAACTGTGCCCAGTGTCATCGACCGGACGGGCCCACCAACCTGGATATGGATTTGCGCCATACCACCGTTCTGGCGGACATGAATCTCTGTAACGTCACCGCTCAGAACAGCGATGAGGAAGCGCTGCGCCTGGACCCGGGCGATGCCGATGCCTCGGTTCTGGTCGGCCGCATGGCACTGCGCGACCACGCCGACCAGATGCCACCGATCGGCAGCAATCGAGTGGATGAAGACGGCGAAGCGCTGTTGCGCGATTGGATCAACGGTCTTTCGGCGGAAGACTGTGACTGA
- a CDS encoding efflux RND transporter periplasmic adaptor subunit produces the protein MEQRGWLRRTPLTLIILVLGVAGFMALLNLKPRPEPRPEPEPPKPVVQVERVQLQSRALTVEAQGTVTPRRDIQLVSQVGGQIVKSAPSFVAGGRFKRGDWLVRLDSRDYQNALAQAEAQLREAERVLAEERGRARQAEREWRDLGNAEANALFLRQPQIAAAEAAVASARAARDQAQLDLERTEVRAPFDGRIRQTMADQGQFIGPGTPVADVYEDTLAQVRLPLTDAQAALLNLPFGDELTQAAQPSVTLHGRALGEDHQWSARLVRTEASLDPQSRMLYAVAELPEPFNTERHGAPLLMGSFVTAEIEGKPLTDIVSLPITAVFQRDRLYSVSDDGEVVEKQVRVLTIDGERIWVKGSLRDGEPVIIDRQGYVSPGVAVRIAGEEEPTPEPAEDEDAPAEPEAEGGV, from the coding sequence TTGGAACAACGAGGTTGGTTGCGGCGAACGCCGCTGACATTGATTATTCTGGTACTGGGCGTGGCCGGTTTTATGGCGTTGCTCAATTTGAAACCCCGCCCCGAGCCCCGCCCGGAACCGGAACCGCCCAAACCCGTGGTGCAGGTAGAGCGGGTTCAACTGCAGAGCCGGGCTCTGACCGTGGAGGCACAGGGTACCGTGACGCCACGTCGGGACATCCAACTGGTGAGCCAGGTCGGTGGCCAGATTGTCAAATCGGCGCCATCCTTTGTGGCCGGAGGGCGGTTCAAGAGAGGCGACTGGCTGGTTCGGCTGGATTCGCGTGATTACCAGAATGCGCTTGCCCAGGCCGAGGCCCAGCTACGTGAGGCGGAGCGAGTGCTGGCCGAAGAGCGCGGCCGGGCCCGTCAGGCCGAACGCGAGTGGCGGGATCTGGGCAATGCCGAGGCCAATGCGCTGTTTCTGCGCCAGCCCCAGATTGCCGCGGCCGAGGCGGCGGTGGCCTCCGCCCGGGCGGCGCGGGACCAGGCCCAGTTAGACCTGGAGCGCACCGAGGTACGCGCGCCCTTCGATGGTCGCATCCGACAGACCATGGCCGATCAGGGGCAGTTTATCGGGCCGGGCACGCCCGTGGCGGACGTTTATGAAGACACCCTCGCCCAGGTGCGCCTGCCCTTGACCGATGCTCAGGCGGCACTGCTCAACCTGCCGTTTGGTGATGAACTGACCCAAGCGGCCCAGCCGTCGGTGACCCTGCACGGGCGAGCCTTGGGCGAAGACCACCAGTGGTCGGCCCGCCTGGTGCGCACCGAGGCCAGCCTGGACCCGCAGTCGCGCATGCTCTACGCCGTGGCGGAACTGCCGGAGCCCTTCAACACTGAGCGCCATGGCGCGCCGCTGCTGATGGGTTCCTTTGTGACCGCCGAGATTGAAGGCAAGCCGCTGACCGATATCGTTTCTTTACCGATCACCGCCGTGTTTCAGCGCGACCGGCTGTACAGTGTCAGCGATGACGGCGAGGTGGTGGAAAAGCAGGTGCGGGTACTGACCATTGACGGGGAACGAATCTGGGTCAAGGGGAGTCTGCGCGACGGCGAGCCGGTGATCATCGACCGCCAGGGCTATGTCAGCCCGGGCGTGGCGGTCCGGATTGCCGGTGAGGAGGAGCCAACCCCCGAACCTGCGGAAGACGAAGACGCGCCGGCGGAGCCGGAGGCTGAGGGCGGCGTATGA
- a CDS encoding YheT family hydrolase, translating into MPVIESEYRSPLLFRNGHLQTLSLRLFRHRPTQRPEPDQFTTDDGDELELFWYRPGESDTLVIFTHGLESHAKDGPLLSFAHTVSGWGCHTLNWSMRSCGKRLNHTRWFYLGHDYQDLKALVNHYSQHYRQIYLVSVSLGGTITANYLGKDSPEVNPVVKGAFLLSPPLELDSFHEAMTKPLNNWLYQRHFVRSLLDKFERKTDYIDFGREVDLEWVRECKTVDQIEDRLFAPMHGFESSKHYRQHASSLPHLKNITVPTYILTAEDDPFIDNDQLPVDLAKDSPHLYLELAKNGGHTGFVKRKTDPHHWYEHRFRWFMETSTVA; encoded by the coding sequence ATGCCTGTGATTGAATCTGAATACCGTTCTCCTCTGCTGTTTCGCAATGGTCATCTGCAGACCCTGTCCCTGCGTCTGTTCCGGCACCGGCCGACGCAAAGACCTGAGCCGGATCAATTTACCACCGATGATGGAGACGAGCTGGAACTGTTCTGGTATCGGCCGGGCGAGAGTGACACCCTGGTGATCTTTACCCACGGACTGGAAAGTCATGCCAAAGATGGGCCTTTGCTGAGTTTCGCCCACACAGTGTCCGGCTGGGGTTGTCATACCTTGAACTGGAGCATGCGCTCCTGCGGAAAACGGCTCAACCACACCCGCTGGTTTTACCTCGGCCATGACTATCAGGATTTAAAGGCGCTGGTAAACCACTACAGCCAACATTATCGCCAGATCTATCTGGTCAGCGTCAGTCTGGGCGGTACCATCACGGCGAATTATCTGGGGAAGGACAGCCCGGAGGTAAACCCGGTCGTCAAAGGCGCCTTTTTATTATCGCCACCGCTGGAACTGGACTCGTTTCATGAGGCCATGACCAAGCCTCTGAACAACTGGTTGTACCAGCGCCATTTTGTGCGTTCATTGTTGGATAAATTCGAACGTAAGACCGACTACATCGATTTCGGACGAGAAGTGGATCTGGAGTGGGTGCGTGAGTGTAAGACGGTAGACCAGATTGAGGATCGTCTGTTCGCCCCCATGCACGGCTTCGAAAGCTCAAAACACTATCGGCAACACGCCTCGTCCCTGCCGCACCTGAAAAACATCACCGTTCCGACCTACATTCTCACCGCCGAGGACGACCCGTTTATCGATAACGATCAGCTGCCTGTTGATCTGGCCAAAGACAGTCCGCATCTTTATCTGGAGCTTGCCAAAAACGGTGGTCACACCGGCTTCGTTAAACGCAAAACGGATCCACACCACTGGTACGAACACCGATTCCGGTGGTTTATGGAAACGTCGACGGTTGCGTAG
- a CDS encoding ABC transporter ATP-binding protein, whose translation MTAVIEAHGVRKAYGPKTVLKGIDLTLEPGRIMGLIGPNGAGKTTLLKGILGLARVDGHLRVLGLDPQRQRTALMERVSFIADTAILPGWLKVSEALDYMAGVHPRFDRTKAEGFLAKTGIERRSLVKELSKGMVTQLHLALIMAIDSQLLVLDEPTLGLDILYRKQFYTSLLNDYFDEQKTILVTTHQVEEIEHLLTDVVFIGDGELRLNTSMEALEQDFVELRVTGDRLAEAQALGPIHQRSMLGGECLIFEGVSAERLAPLGEVKAPGLADLFVAKLERVQPGRAA comes from the coding sequence ATGACAGCGGTGATTGAAGCGCATGGTGTGCGCAAGGCCTACGGGCCCAAAACGGTATTGAAAGGCATCGACCTGACCCTGGAGCCGGGCCGGATCATGGGCCTGATCGGTCCCAATGGCGCGGGTAAAACCACCCTGCTCAAGGGCATTCTCGGTCTGGCCCGGGTGGATGGGCATCTGCGGGTGCTGGGGCTGGACCCCCAGCGCCAGCGCACCGCCCTGATGGAGCGGGTGTCGTTTATTGCCGATACCGCCATTCTGCCCGGCTGGCTCAAGGTCAGTGAGGCGCTGGACTACATGGCCGGGGTGCATCCCCGGTTCGACCGGACCAAGGCCGAGGGCTTTCTGGCGAAAACCGGCATCGAGCGTCGCTCACTGGTAAAAGAGCTGTCCAAAGGCATGGTCACCCAGCTGCATCTGGCGCTGATCATGGCCATCGACAGCCAGTTGCTGGTGCTGGATGAACCCACCCTCGGGCTGGATATCCTCTATCGCAAGCAGTTCTACACCAGCCTGCTGAACGACTACTTCGACGAACAGAAAACCATTCTGGTCACCACCCATCAGGTGGAGGAGATCGAGCATCTGCTGACCGACGTGGTGTTCATCGGCGATGGCGAGTTGCGCCTGAATACCTCCATGGAGGCACTGGAGCAGGACTTTGTCGAGCTGCGGGTCACTGGCGACCGGCTGGCGGAGGCCCAGGCGTTGGGTCCGATTCACCAGCGTTCCATGTTGGGCGGTGAGTGTCTGATTTTTGAGGGGGTCAGCGCTGAGCGATTGGCACCCTTGGGCGAGGTGAAAGCCCCGGGGCTGGCGGATCTGTTTGTCGCCAAGCTGGAACGGGTACAACCGGGGAGGGCCGCCTGA
- a CDS encoding Tex family protein — protein MNSISQRIAEELNCREQQVAAAVALLDEGATVPFISRYRKEVTGGLDDTQMRNLEERLRYLRELEDRREAILKSIAEQEKLTPELERDIKASDTKTRLEDLYLPYKPKRRTKGQIAIEAGLEPLAETLLGDPSLDPEAEAAKYLNPEHKIDDPKAALDGAKYILMERFSEDAELLGKLRHFLKNEANLSARVAPGKDADQSQEVQKFRDYFEHDEPLKSVPSHRALAMFRGRNEGILNLSLTLGDKEPERTEAHPCEAMVADHWQIRDQGRAGDKWLGEVVRWTWRVKLLTHLETDLLSELREVAEEAAIKVFAANMKDLLLAAPAGQKATIGLDPGLRTGVKVAVVDPTGKVVDHGAIFPTAPQFKVAEAEAVIVALCKKHDVELIAIGNGTASRETEKFVQEVLKKHKDLKAKSVMVNESGASVYSASEFAAKEFPDLDVTIRGAISIARRLQDPLAELVKIDPKSIGVGQYQHDVSQTQLARELDAVVEDCVNAVGVEVNTASAPLLARVSGLNQTLANNIVEFRNANGVIRSRSELKKVPRLGEKTFEQAAGFLRIAGSDNPLDASGVHPEAYSVVEKIAQINAREVKGLIGDSAFLRSLKAAEYTDDKFGVPTVTDIIRELDKPGRDPRPEFKTAQFQEGVDTIKDLEPGMILEGSVTNVTNFGAFIDIGVHQDGLVHISALSNTFVKDPREVVKAGDVVKVKVMEVDVPRKRIGLSMRLDDEPGEKTEGPKGGPRRAQKTNGGQSRQGNRGGQGAGMGSMGALLQEALKKK, from the coding sequence ATGAACAGCATCTCCCAACGCATCGCCGAAGAACTCAACTGCCGCGAACAACAAGTCGCCGCCGCCGTCGCCCTGCTCGACGAAGGCGCCACCGTGCCCTTCATCTCCCGCTACCGGAAAGAAGTCACCGGCGGGCTGGACGACACCCAGATGCGTAACCTCGAGGAGCGCCTGCGCTACCTGCGGGAACTCGAAGACCGCCGTGAAGCCATTCTCAAGAGCATCGCCGAGCAGGAAAAGCTGACTCCCGAGCTCGAGCGGGACATCAAAGCCTCGGACACCAAGACCCGACTGGAAGATCTCTACCTACCCTACAAGCCCAAGCGCCGCACCAAAGGCCAAATCGCCATCGAGGCGGGCCTGGAGCCGCTGGCCGAGACGCTGCTGGGGGACCCGAGCCTGGACCCCGAAGCGGAAGCCGCCAAGTACCTGAACCCCGAACACAAAATCGACGACCCCAAGGCCGCGCTGGATGGCGCCAAGTACATCCTGATGGAGCGCTTCAGCGAGGACGCCGAGCTGCTCGGCAAGCTGCGCCACTTCCTCAAAAATGAAGCTAACCTGAGCGCCCGGGTGGCGCCGGGTAAAGACGCCGATCAGTCTCAGGAAGTGCAGAAGTTTCGGGATTATTTTGAACACGATGAGCCGCTCAAGAGCGTGCCGTCCCACCGCGCGCTGGCCATGTTCCGGGGTCGCAACGAAGGCATTCTCAACCTGTCTCTGACCCTGGGCGATAAGGAACCCGAGCGCACCGAAGCCCACCCCTGCGAGGCCATGGTGGCCGATCACTGGCAGATTCGTGACCAGGGCCGGGCCGGGGACAAGTGGCTGGGCGAGGTGGTGCGCTGGACCTGGCGGGTCAAGCTGCTGACCCATCTGGAAACCGATCTGCTCAGCGAGCTGCGGGAAGTCGCCGAGGAGGCTGCGATCAAGGTGTTTGCCGCCAATATGAAGGACCTTCTGCTGGCGGCGCCCGCTGGGCAGAAAGCCACCATCGGCCTGGACCCGGGCCTGCGCACCGGGGTGAAAGTGGCGGTGGTCGACCCCACCGGCAAGGTGGTGGACCACGGCGCCATTTTTCCCACCGCACCGCAGTTCAAGGTGGCGGAAGCCGAAGCGGTGATCGTCGCCCTGTGCAAAAAACACGATGTGGAACTGATTGCGATCGGCAACGGCACCGCCTCCCGGGAAACCGAAAAATTCGTTCAGGAAGTGCTCAAGAAACACAAAGACCTGAAGGCCAAGAGCGTGATGGTGAACGAGTCCGGTGCCTCGGTGTACTCGGCCTCCGAGTTTGCCGCCAAGGAGTTCCCGGATCTGGACGTCACCATTCGCGGAGCCATTTCCATCGCCCGTCGTCTGCAGGACCCGCTGGCGGAATTGGTGAAAATCGACCCGAAATCCATTGGTGTCGGCCAGTACCAGCACGATGTATCCCAGACCCAGCTCGCCCGGGAGCTGGACGCCGTGGTGGAAGACTGTGTAAACGCCGTGGGCGTGGAAGTGAACACCGCCTCGGCGCCGCTGCTGGCCCGCGTGTCCGGTCTGAACCAGACCCTGGCCAACAATATCGTGGAATTCCGCAACGCCAATGGGGTGATCCGCTCGCGCAGCGAACTGAAAAAAGTGCCGCGTCTTGGGGAGAAAACCTTTGAGCAGGCGGCGGGCTTTTTGCGCATCGCCGGCAGCGACAACCCGCTGGACGCCTCCGGCGTGCACCCGGAAGCCTACAGCGTGGTGGAGAAGATCGCCCAGATCAACGCCCGCGAAGTGAAGGGCCTGATCGGCGACTCGGCGTTTCTGCGCAGCCTGAAAGCGGCGGAGTACACCGACGACAAATTCGGGGTGCCGACAGTCACCGATATCATCCGCGAGCTGGACAAACCCGGCCGCGACCCCCGTCCGGAATTCAAAACCGCCCAGTTCCAGGAAGGTGTGGACACCATCAAAGACCTGGAGCCGGGCATGATTCTGGAAGGCTCGGTGACCAACGTCACCAACTTCGGCGCCTTTATCGATATCGGCGTCCACCAAGACGGGCTGGTGCACATCTCCGCGCTGTCCAATACCTTCGTGAAGGACCCACGGGAAGTGGTCAAGGCCGGCGATGTGGTGAAAGTCAAAGTGATGGAAGTGGACGTGCCGCGCAAACGCATCGGCCTGTCCATGCGCCTGGACGATGAGCCGGGTGAGAAAACCGAAGGCCCCAAAGGCGGCCCACGTCGCGCCCAGAAAACAAACGGTGGCCAAAGCCGTCAGGGCAATCGCGGCGGTCAGGGTGCCGGCATGGGTAGTATGGGCGCCTTGTTGCAGGAAGCGTTGAAGAAAAAGTAA
- a CDS encoding peptidase domain-containing ABC transporter: MGTIYCKPRYGYQSRAPHPTPRAATRKFSCIVVEEEPKQDELDSQAKKFGYRWFIPELVKYKPIWRDVLLASLAIQIIALATPIFTQVIIDKVIVHHTINTLIVISVALCMFMIFTAAMTWVRQYLVLHTGNRIDAILGSHVFSHLFNLPLKYFEHRPTGTLVARIQGMETIREFITGAAVTLILDLPFLFIFLAIMFYYSWQLTLIVLSVILAISVLSLAITPTLRERLNKQFQHGARNQAFLTEYINSMETVKSLQMEPQLRQRFGGFLSTYLQASFKSRSLSNTYNVAANTLEQFQTLAVLCVGAWLVMTTDTLTIGMLVAFQMFASRLSQPMLRMVGLWQQFQQANIAVKRLGDVMDAPAEPYAVTPVRTQSDKGHIECQSLSFRYGVDLPYLYQKLDLTVESGSAVAIMGPSGSGKSTLAKLLQGFYRPSDGRIKIDGRDVRHLAANELRQYFGVVPQETQLFSGTVHENLIVANPGATFEQITQACRMAEIHEVIEQLPKGYQTELGERGVGLSGGQKQRLAIARALLKRPGVLIFDEATSALDQVTAEQFAKTVNKLRGKVTLLFITHQLPKGLMVDKVVTLGSQAECHLAVARKDQVKTPRSSNLEHEPS; encoded by the coding sequence ATGGGTACGATTTACTGCAAGCCCCGCTATGGCTACCAAAGTCGCGCACCGCACCCAACCCCCCGCGCAGCTACCCGGAAATTCTCCTGCATTGTTGTGGAAGAGGAGCCAAAGCAAGACGAACTGGACAGCCAGGCCAAGAAATTTGGCTACCGCTGGTTTATCCCGGAATTGGTCAAGTACAAGCCCATCTGGCGTGACGTGTTGCTGGCGTCACTTGCGATCCAGATCATCGCCCTAGCCACGCCCATATTTACTCAGGTGATCATCGACAAAGTAATCGTCCACCATACCATCAATACCTTGATTGTTATTAGTGTTGCACTCTGTATGTTTATGATTTTTACCGCAGCGATGACTTGGGTGCGACAATATTTGGTGCTGCACACAGGTAACCGCATAGACGCAATACTGGGAAGCCATGTATTCAGTCACTTATTCAACCTACCGCTTAAGTACTTCGAACATCGTCCGACCGGGACCTTGGTAGCCCGTATTCAGGGAATGGAAACTATCCGGGAGTTCATAACGGGTGCGGCGGTTACCCTTATTCTGGATCTGCCTTTCCTCTTTATATTCCTGGCCATAATGTTTTACTACAGTTGGCAGCTTACCTTGATTGTGCTTTCCGTGATCCTTGCGATCAGTGTGTTGAGTCTGGCGATTACTCCCACCTTGCGCGAACGCTTGAATAAACAGTTTCAACACGGCGCCCGAAATCAGGCGTTCCTCACCGAGTACATCAACAGCATGGAGACAGTGAAGTCACTTCAAATGGAGCCTCAGTTGCGCCAGCGGTTTGGTGGATTCTTATCTACTTACCTGCAGGCGAGCTTTAAGTCACGCAGTTTGTCCAATACCTACAACGTTGCCGCGAATACGCTCGAACAGTTTCAGACGCTCGCAGTGCTTTGCGTAGGTGCCTGGCTGGTAATGACCACCGATACATTGACGATAGGCATGCTCGTCGCTTTCCAGATGTTCGCCAGCCGCCTCTCTCAGCCAATGCTGCGTATGGTGGGCCTCTGGCAACAATTCCAACAGGCAAACATCGCCGTCAAACGACTGGGCGATGTAATGGACGCCCCGGCTGAGCCCTATGCAGTTACTCCGGTCCGGACCCAATCCGACAAAGGTCATATTGAGTGTCAATCCCTAAGCTTTCGGTACGGTGTAGACCTTCCCTACTTGTACCAGAAACTGGATCTAACTGTAGAGTCAGGTAGTGCCGTTGCAATTATGGGGCCCTCGGGCTCTGGTAAAAGTACATTGGCCAAATTACTTCAGGGTTTCTATCGTCCGTCTGATGGACGGATAAAAATCGACGGCCGGGATGTCAGGCACCTCGCAGCCAACGAGCTGCGGCAATACTTTGGTGTAGTACCTCAGGAGACTCAGCTATTCTCTGGCACGGTACATGAAAATCTCATAGTCGCAAACCCGGGCGCTACTTTTGAACAGATCACTCAGGCTTGTCGAATGGCGGAAATTCATGAGGTTATCGAGCAGCTTCCAAAGGGCTACCAAACCGAACTGGGTGAGCGTGGTGTTGGCCTATCGGGAGGCCAGAAACAGCGACTGGCCATTGCTCGCGCATTGCTTAAACGTCCGGGCGTCTTGATATTTGATGAAGCCACTAGCGCTCTTGATCAGGTCACGGCTGAACAATTTGCAAAAACCGTTAATAAACTACGGGGAAAAGTAACTTTGCTGTTTATTACGCACCAACTGCCTAAAGGACTAATGGTGGATAAAGTGGTAACGCTTGGAAGCCAGGCTGAGTGCCATCTAGCCGTGGCTAGAAAGGATCAAGTTAAAACACCCCGCAGTTCAAATTTGGAGCACGAACCATCATGA
- a CDS encoding GntR family transcriptional regulator — translation MADIWNDDQPIYRQLYERVVRLILQGEIAEGDALPSVRQLSADYQINHLTVAKAYQALVDEGLVEKRRGLGMFVLAGAREHLLARERKQFLEQELPEVVARARRLGIEGEALQRALADYQREDKA, via the coding sequence GTGGCCGATATCTGGAATGACGACCAACCCATCTACCGCCAGCTCTATGAGCGGGTGGTGCGGTTGATATTGCAGGGGGAGATCGCCGAGGGGGATGCCCTGCCCTCGGTGCGGCAGCTCTCGGCGGACTATCAGATCAACCACCTCACCGTGGCCAAAGCCTACCAGGCCCTGGTGGATGAGGGGCTGGTGGAGAAGCGGCGGGGCCTGGGGATGTTTGTTCTGGCCGGTGCGCGTGAGCACTTACTCGCGCGCGAGCGAAAGCAGTTCCTGGAGCAGGAGCTGCCCGAGGTGGTGGCACGGGCGCGTCGTCTGGGCATTGAGGGCGAGGCGCTGCAGCGCGCTCTGGCCGATTATCAACGGGAGGATAAGGCATGA